Proteins co-encoded in one Arachis hypogaea cultivar Tifrunner chromosome 13, arahy.Tifrunner.gnm2.J5K5, whole genome shotgun sequence genomic window:
- the LOC112792677 gene encoding uncharacterized protein — translation MEGIPLRTTMPSTSTPHAHNHAFAIKTRSTSTLHLRRIRPLRFAIRAKISETEFQDFQRYAKPLNLLPASEVKVCTDTSIQKVSSSLKDDKSKSLFRVKLGTSNAYGSSLSDPSAGILLCLIDEHGNSILQRIPACSSMDHSMESGDTNNTDMLHFQRGSVNEYIFEGPKIAKLEALWVSVESGQWRLGSVSLSVISCEAQSSLPEDGTQRYFGFQYDFQIDNVLLGEGSDLPMLELRPSLVTELEGTDPTSFFSNGLYDLSSPSSSNVTNEESMREYADLKFSLLFYDAMLTAFGASVASVLAGENAGIAFLIGGVGGFLYLLLLQRSVDELPASELISSNKAGTNSPFKGIRGPIASVALAFIFAVFAARYSSGDVQLMLTPKDLIVGMMGFLACKISVVLSAFKPIRPGLKLPSDM, via the exons ATGGAGGGTATTCCTTTGAGGACTACGATGCCTTCAACGTCAACTCCTCACGCTCACAATCATGCTTTCGCAATCAAAACAAGATCAACATCAACCCTCCATCTTAGAAGAATTCGCCCTCTACGCTTTGCTATTAGGGCTAAAATATCTGAAACTGAATTCCAAG ATTTTCAGCGATATGCGAAACCATTAAATCTTTTACCAGCATCGGAAGTGAAAGTATGCACAGATACCTCAATACAAAAAGTTTCTTCATCTCTGAAGGATGATAAGTCCAAATCATTATTCAGGGTCAAGTTAGGTACCagcaatgcatatggttcaagtTTAAGCGATCCCAGTGCTGGAATTCTTCTGTGCTTGATAGACGAACATGGAAATTCCATATTGCAGAGAATACCTGCATGTTCGTCCATGGACCATTCTATGGAGTCAGGTGATACAAATAATACTGACATGCTTCACTTCCAAAGAGGTTCTGTTAATGAATACATCTTTGAGGGTCCAAAAATTGCAAAACTTGAAGCTCTTTGGGTTAGTGTTGAATCAG GTCAGTGGCGTTTAGGAAGTGTCTCCTTATCGGTTATTAGTTGTGAAGCGCAATCGTCACTGCCAGAAGATGGGACACAGCGGTACTTTGGATTCCAGTACGACTTTCAGATTGACAATGTGTTGCTCGGTGAGGGAAGTGATCTCCCCATGTTGGAGCTAAGGCCAAGCCTTGTGACTGAATTGGAAGGGACTGATCCCACCAGCTTCTTCAGCAATGGGCTTTATGACTTATCCTCGCCTTCAAGTTCTAACGTCACAAATGAAGAGAGCATGAGGGAGTATGCAGATTTGAAGTTCTCATTGCTGTTTTACGATGCGATGCTGACAGCTTTTGGCGCGTCGGTCGCTTCAGTCTTGGCTGGAGAAAATGCTGGAATTGCTTTCTTGATTGGCGGGGTTGGCGGCTTCTTGTATCTGCTACTATTGCAGAGATCAGTGGATGAGTTACCTGCTTCAGAGTTGATCTCAAGCAACAAGGCAGGAACAAATTCGCCATTCAAAGGAATAAGGGGTCCAATAGCAAGCGTGGCATTAGCATTTATATTTGCTGTGTTTGCAGCGAGGTATAGCTCAGGAGATGTTCAACTCATGCTGACACCAAAGGATCTCATAGTTGGAATGATGGGATTTCTTGCGTGTAAAATATCCGTGGTGTTATCTGCATTTAAGCCTATCAGACCAGGTCTGAAGTTGCCAAGTGATATGTAA